CCCTCCACCTAGTCTTTTCTGATCCACAATAACAGCCATGCTTAAATTCTCTATCGCATCCGTATCCGGCTGCGGTACACGCGGGAGAAAATTACGCACAAACATACTAAAATTTTCATTCAGCAAGCGAGTAGATTCTGCTGCAATCGTGTCAAATACAATGGAGGACTTGCCCGAGCCCGACACGCCGGTGAAGATGGTAATCTTTCGCTTCGGGATGCGCAGGGACACATCATTCAAATTATTCTCCCTTGCCCCGGAGAGTACAATGTACTCTTGATTCCATTCTGTCATGCTTACACTCCTTTATAATCATTTGATTGTTTCTTCTTCACTAAGCTGCACACTGACGAAACGATTATAAGACTCCAATCAGGTCATGTCAACGCGAAGCACCGATAACCAATTTACACGAAAAAAGCCGCCAGATCAGGCGACTTTCCCATTTCAAACTATAGACTCCATATCTATCAGATGCTGTTACACACTTACCGTAACTATCGAGCCAACTCTTAGTAGCAGCAACAATCCATTCTCTATACTTTGAATGAAATATTTCTGATCATTCAAGACAACGACGTCATTTTCTTTCAATTGAACGTCGCTCTTGAAATAGATCAAATTATCAACTCCTGGAAGCGCACCTTTATAATACATGTAAATACGATCCTTTCTACAAAGCGTATTACCTCATTATATTACTTGCTTACGTTTTGATAAATAAATATAGAGAAAGATGCCTGTAATTGCACACAAAGCGGCACATAATCCGATGAATCCATAACCCGCCTGCAGCCCGCGGAATAGTCCAAGCTGAGTATCTGCGCCAAAAAAATTCTTCGTCCACTCCGTTATAGCTCCAATAAGATAATTCCCGATCACACTTCCTACCCCCATCAGGGTGACGGTAAACGTAATTGCGGTGTCACTTCCGTTCGGATAACGTCTAGCGATGAAGGCCATCACCGTCGGATAGATCATCGCAATGCCGATCCCGGATGCTGCAAATAGAAAAGCAAGCTGCTCTCCACCAAATATAGCAATAAATGTACAGATCGCAGATATGGCTGAAAAGATAATCAAAGACAGGGTAAATCCGATTCTGTCTGTAACAGGCCCCAAGATCAATCTCGCCAGGGCGAAGCATAGGAAGAAGGTTGATAACATACCTGAGGCCGACACGGTGTCCCAGCCGTAAGCCTTCTCAAGGAAGTTAACGAGCCACCCTCCGACAGCCAATTCAGATACAACTCCAAATGACAACACCAGAACCATAAGCCATAGCACGGGGTCCTTCAAGAGAACTTTTAGCGGCAAACGATCCTCCTGGGCGACATCATCACCAGGAAATGAACTGAATAGTGCAAAAATGATAGGAATCACGGATAGAAGCAGCATGACAAGGTACATTCCTCGCCAATCCAGCGTATAGCCGTTAATTGTAACCTCCATAAGTCCTGTTGCAATTAGAGGAGCAACTGTCGAGCTAAGACCATAGAATCCATGGGTCAAATTCATCATCGTCCCCGTGTTCTTCACAAATATACGAGCACCAAGGATGGCGAGCCCAATCTCCAGCATACCGTTACCGATATACATCAAGAAATAGGAGGCTGAGAATAAGGCATAATGCTGGGATAGGAAGATGAATATTCCCGAGATCGCCATAGCGGCAAAGGATAATACCGTTATGACCTTGATCCCCCATATTCTAGTTAAATAAGCCGTGAATGAGCAGGCAATTAAATAGCCAAGTGCATTTAGCGATAACAATGTACCGAGCTGAGATTCATCCAGCATGAAGTCATATTGAATGCGGGGAATGGCAGGACCTTTAATATTTTCAGATAAACCGAATATGATGAAGCCAATAAATATCGTTGCCAGCTGCATCGCATAAATTTTGTTGAATGTTCCTGTACGTTTATTCACTCTAAGAAGTCTCCTTATGTATTCACTTTGCGAATTTACACGAATTAGACAATACCCTTCGCTGCTATATATTAGCCCGAACCGCTCATGTTTTAAATATAAGATTAATACGGTTGCATATAAAAATAGGGAACTTATGATATCACACCAGCCCAAAAAGGAGCGTCCACACAAACGGCAGCTGCTCCTTTTTCAACCCATGCTATTAAAGTCTATAAATGAATAGATTACAGTATACCGGGTTGCTGCTGCTTCGTCCAGGTACTCATGGCAGGAATTTTTGAATGATCGGCACGCTTGCCATATTTCCTCGCGATCTCCGTGATTTCCGATAACAGACCCTCATTGAGCGTAATCGGAACCAGTCCCTTGGATAGAAAAAGAGCGTTCTCGACATGGAGATCATTCTCAGCCGCCTCTTGTCTTGGATTCGGAACATAAGCAATTCTACTTCCGGTCAACCGACTCACCATCTGGGCCAGATCAATAACTCGATGTGTCTCCGTCATTTGGTTCATGATGAGTACTCGATCACCTGTTGCAGGAGGATGTTCTACAGCAAGCTGTATACATCGCACAGTATCTTGAATATGAATGAATGCCCTTGTTTGTCCTCCGGTCCCATGCACGGTAATCGGATGTCCGATCGCAGCCTGCATAAGGAACCGATTGAGGACCGTACCATAATCTCCGTCATAATCGAATCGATTGATCAGTCTTTCGTCTAATTGAGTCTCTTGAGTATGCGTTCCCCATACAATTCCCTGGTGAAGGTCGGTAATGCGAAGCCTGTCATTCTTACTGTAAAATGCAAACAACAGCTGATCTTGAGATTTGGTCATATGGTAGATGGAACCCGGATTCGTAGGATACAGAATTTGCTGCTGCACTCGATCGCCAGCTTCAGTAACCACCTCAATATCGAGATATCCCTCAGGAATCGCAATCCCTGCCGTACCATATCCGTAGACACCCATCGTTCCTAAATGAATCAAGTGAATATCTAAGCCGCTCTCCACAATTGCACTGAGTATGTTATGCGTAGCGTTAATATTGTTATTCACCGTATAGCGCTTCAAACGAGAGGATTTCATAGAATACGGCGCAGATCGCTGCTCAGCAAAATGGATCATTACATCTGGTTTTTCCTCCATAATCACATTTAGCAGATCATCGTAATCCTCAGCAACATTTAGAAGGTAATGCTGAATGCGCTTGCCTGATACTTCCTTCCAGGCTTTAAGACGATCTTCCATGGACTGAATTGGTGTGAGAGAATTGGTCTGGCACTCTTCATCAATTCTTCTTCTGGATAGGTTATCAATAATAATCACTTCATGTCCTAAGCTGGACAAGTGAAGGCTGGTCGGCCAACCACAGAAGCCATCGCCGCCAAATACGATAATTTTTTTATGTACATCCATGTTTGTCATCTTTAACCCATCCTTTACGCATTCAATCTGTTCTTATTTTGTGAATTAAACAAAAATCGGAAAAGCGCATCCTTCTGCTGCTCTGTTTCACGGTAGCCCTGCCAATATAGCTGCATAAGCACACGCTTATTACGTTCCGTTCTCCCTGCAATTAAAGGCTGTTCAGGCTGAATGATAAATACCTCGTCATCCCTTTCCATTCGGATCAAGCGCTTCGTGGTTTGATTATAATAGTGATGCCTTTCCTTCAGCTGATGCTGGAGATGCGGGAATTGCCTGAATAGTCCATAATACATCCAGCCGTATGGCTCGGGCTTTTTGATATACCCTTTATTACGGGTTAGAACGACAAGATGACGTTTGTAACCTCGTTCAATGGAAGGCTGAATCGGGATTGGATCTGCTACGCCGCCGTCAAGAAGACGTCTGCCCTGGAATAATACACTTGGAGAGAGCACAGGTAGACTGCTTGAAGCACGAACCAGGGTGAACAGATTTTCCACAGTATCATAATGATCATGATATAATGCAGAACCGGATGCCATATCTGTCGTGGTGATCAGAAACAATGCATTGGACTCAGAAAAGCGATTAAAATCAAAAGGTGCCAGCTGTGTCGGCAGAATACTGAACATCAGATCCATATGAAACAGCTCCTGATGGGTCAGCATACGCTTCAGCGATACAAGACTTCGACCATCGAGCAGTTGGTTAAAGGCCTCGTAAATCTTCCCTTTCTGTTTCGAAATATAATAGCTTCCAATCAGTGCGCTGGAGGAAGAAGATACAACAATCGGAAAGTGGATGCCCCAATCGCTTAAGCAATCCAACACGCCTGCTGTGTATAACCCCCTCATTCCCCCGCCTTCCAGAATAAGTCCGACATCATTCACCACTGAATTCAAGCCGACATCTCTCCTTCTAATTGGAATTCAAGATTTCTTCGTTATGCTTGAGCTTCCTTTCTAAGATCGTCTGTTTGTAATAGCCAAGCACCTGCTCTGCTGCCTCTGACCAACCTTTGCCTATACTTTCTTGATATGCAGCCTCAGCCATCCTATGTCTTACAGCTTCATCTTCAAACCGACAAACAGCGGAGATAAAATCGCTGTGATCATCAGCATCATACAATAATCCCGAATGCCCGTGTCTGATCTGTTCGCTTGTCGGACCGCTTCTTGCGGCAACGACGGGAAGACCGGAGGCCATGGCTTCAAGGAGGACAAGACCCAGCGTTTCTGTGGTTGATGGAAAAATAAAAACATCGGAGGAAGCAAAGGCCTGTGCCAGCTCTTGACCATATAGGAAGCCCGTAAAGAGTGTAGGAGTACCCTTAAAATGAGCCTCCAGCGCCTGTCGATGCGGTCCATCTCCGATAATGGCCAGAACAAATTGATCAGAAGCATCAAACAGATCTCGAAGCTTCTCTATTTCTTTCTCTACTGCCAATCTGCCTACATAGAGCAATACCTTCTTACCCTCTTGTCCTTGAGACAGCCGCTCACGCATGACTAAACTGTATTGCTTCGGGCTGAACAATTCGGTATCAACACCTCGTTTCCAGAGCATGACATTCCGAAACTGCCTAGAGGTTAATTCTTCCTTCACAGTAAGAGAAGTACACAGATTGACAGCTGCCCGGTTGTGAAGTGATCGAATATAGGACCACATCAAACCTTTTAAATAAGAAAGCTTATAATAATCAAGATACTGTGACAGGTTGGTATGATACGATGCCAGCAACGGGTACCCATACTTTCGCGAATAGTAGATTCCTGCAGCTCCAAGCAAAGCCGGATTGACGACATGTACGACATCAGGGTCATACTCTTTCAGCAGCTTTCCAACTCTGGGACTTGGCATTGCAAATTTCTTCGTTCGATATAACGGAAGTGGACGTGCTGGAATTCCATATACCCTGGCCTCACCATAGCTTGTGATTCCCAAATCCGGCGCGATAATGATCACCTCGTGACCCTCGGCTAAAAAATGGCGAATTGAAGCTGTTAAACGGGTAACGATTCCGTCAGTTGAGGGAAGGAATGTTTCTGTAATGATCGCAATTTTCATAGTACACTTCCTCCATAGTTAATCCAATTCTAATGATACTTAATTTCTATTAAGGCTGAGTTAATTTCACAATACTGAAGAAAGAAATAAATGAACGGAATCATAGAGTAACCTATTTACTATGTATATTATCAAATCACCCACACATATGGTAAGAATTCGCAGATATAAAATACAAAAAGAGCCGCGTCATGCGCAGCTCCTGAAATTCCATACTCAAATTGTCAACGACAAGTTATATTTCGCTGCTCACAGCAGCTTGATCTTATACAATATCTTCTGCTGTCTGCTTCTTGTTTGATGGAGCAAACCAGCCCCACAGCGCAATGGCAACCAGCACACCATAGAATACAAGCGTCCAGCCTGTGCTGTGTGGAAAGTGATGATCCAGCACTCCAATGTCCTCGTGAGCGAGGGTAATTACTGCCAGCTTCACACCAACCCATGCAACGATCGCATAGGCTGTTGTTTCCAGTGCCGGGCGGTCAACAAGCAGCTTAACAAACCAT
This sequence is a window from Paenibacillus urinalis. Protein-coding genes within it:
- a CDS encoding patatin-like phospholipase family protein yields the protein MVNDVGLILEGGGMRGLYTAGVLDCLSDWGIHFPIVVSSSSSALIGSYYISKQKGKIYEAFNQLLDGRSLVSLKRMLTHQELFHMDLMFSILPTQLAPFDFNRFSESNALFLITTTDMASGSALYHDHYDTVENLFTLVRASSSLPVLSPSVLFQGRRLLDGGVADPIPIQPSIERGYKRHLVVLTRNKGYIKKPEPYGWMYYGLFRQFPHLQHQLKERHHYYNQTTKRLIRMERDDEVFIIQPEQPLIAGRTERNKRVLMQLYWQGYRETEQQKDALFRFLFNSQNKNRLNA
- a CDS encoding MFS transporter, whose translation is MQLATIFIGFIIFGLSENIKGPAIPRIQYDFMLDESQLGTLLSLNALGYLIACSFTAYLTRIWGIKVITVLSFAAMAISGIFIFLSQHYALFSASYFLMYIGNGMLEIGLAILGARIFVKNTGTMMNLTHGFYGLSSTVAPLIATGLMEVTINGYTLDWRGMYLVMLLLSVIPIIFALFSSFPGDDVAQEDRLPLKVLLKDPVLWLMVLVLSFGVVSELAVGGWLVNFLEKAYGWDTVSASGMLSTFFLCFALARLILGPVTDRIGFTLSLIIFSAISAICTFIAIFGGEQLAFLFAASGIGIAMIYPTVMAFIARRYPNGSDTAITFTVTLMGVGSVIGNYLIGAITEWTKNFFGADTQLGLFRGLQAGYGFIGLCAALCAITGIFLYIYLSKRKQVI
- a CDS encoding glycosyltransferase family 4 protein yields the protein MKIAIITETFLPSTDGIVTRLTASIRHFLAEGHEVIIIAPDLGITSYGEARVYGIPARPLPLYRTKKFAMPSPRVGKLLKEYDPDVVHVVNPALLGAAGIYYSRKYGYPLLASYHTNLSQYLDYYKLSYLKGLMWSYIRSLHNRAAVNLCTSLTVKEELTSRQFRNVMLWKRGVDTELFSPKQYSLVMRERLSQGQEGKKVLLYVGRLAVEKEIEKLRDLFDASDQFVLAIIGDGPHRQALEAHFKGTPTLFTGFLYGQELAQAFASSDVFIFPSTTETLGLVLLEAMASGLPVVAARSGPTSEQIRHGHSGLLYDADDHSDFISAVCRFEDEAVRHRMAEAAYQESIGKGWSEAAEQVLGYYKQTILERKLKHNEEILNSN
- a CDS encoding NAD-dependent epimerase/dehydratase family protein, producing the protein MTNMDVHKKIIVFGGDGFCGWPTSLHLSSLGHEVIIIDNLSRRRIDEECQTNSLTPIQSMEDRLKAWKEVSGKRIQHYLLNVAEDYDDLLNVIMEEKPDVMIHFAEQRSAPYSMKSSRLKRYTVNNNINATHNILSAIVESGLDIHLIHLGTMGVYGYGTAGIAIPEGYLDIEVVTEAGDRVQQQILYPTNPGSIYHMTKSQDQLLFAFYSKNDRLRITDLHQGIVWGTHTQETQLDERLINRFDYDGDYGTVLNRFLMQAAIGHPITVHGTGGQTRAFIHIQDTVRCIQLAVEHPPATGDRVLIMNQMTETHRVIDLAQMVSRLTGSRIAYVPNPRQEAAENDLHVENALFLSKGLVPITLNEGLLSEITEIARKYGKRADHSKIPAMSTWTKQQQPGIL